Proteins encoded by one window of Blautia faecicola:
- a CDS encoding FAD-dependent oxidoreductase — MYAPYPENMMESIKKVEATRAQRMATEPRRLTADEKDALLKKFHPDYNPDAFAEIKVGPNKGQKAPLELADMLHSTSRLMTDSVDLTKVDYDVDVLVIGGGGAGSSCAIEAHNAGANVMIVTKLRIGDANTMMAEGGIQAADKENDSPVQHYLDCFGGGHFAAKPELVKRLVMEAPDAIKWLNELGVEFDKDADGRMVTTHGGGTSRKRMHAAKDYSGAEIMRTLRDEVINRAIPVVEFTSAVELIKDEKGQVAGAVLLNMETGDYSVARAKTVVIATGGAGRMHYQGFPTSNHYGATADGLVLGYRAGASLLYQDSIQYHPTGAIYPAQILGALVTEKVRSVGAQLVNANGEAYIHPLETRDVNASGVIRECREGRGVDVPGGAKGVWLDTPMIEILGGEGTIEKRIPAMFRMYMNYGIDMRKVPILIYPTLHYQNGGLEITGDGFTKEIPNLLVAGEAAGGIHGRNRLMGNSLLDVIVFGRNAGKKAAEKCKDVELGTMNLDHVKAYDDELKAAGVETDHVSPLLLPHYARHER, encoded by the coding sequence ATGTATGCACCATATCCGGAAAATATGATGGAATCTATCAAAAAGGTAGAGGCTACAAGAGCACAGCGTATGGCAACAGAGCCAAGACGTCTGACAGCAGACGAAAAAGACGCTCTTTTGAAAAAATTCCATCCAGATTATAACCCAGACGCATTTGCTGAGATCAAAGTTGGACCGAACAAAGGTCAGAAAGCTCCTCTGGAGCTGGCTGATATGCTTCATTCCACAAGCCGCCTGATGACTGACAGCGTAGATCTTACAAAAGTAGACTACGATGTAGATGTACTTGTTATCGGTGGTGGTGGAGCAGGTTCTTCCTGTGCCATCGAAGCACATAACGCAGGCGCAAATGTTATGATCGTTACCAAACTGCGTATCGGTGATGCCAACACCATGATGGCTGAAGGCGGAATCCAGGCAGCAGATAAAGAAAATGACTCTCCGGTACAGCATTATCTGGACTGCTTCGGCGGCGGACATTTCGCAGCAAAACCGGAACTGGTAAAGAGACTGGTAATGGAAGCACCGGATGCGATCAAATGGCTGAACGAACTGGGTGTTGAATTTGATAAAGACGCTGATGGAAGAATGGTAACCACACACGGTGGCGGAACTTCCAGAAAGAGAATGCATGCTGCAAAGGACTATTCCGGAGCAGAGATCATGCGTACCCTGCGTGATGAAGTCATCAACCGTGCGATCCCGGTAGTTGAATTTACTTCCGCAGTAGAACTGATCAAAGATGAAAAAGGACAGGTTGCAGGTGCGGTTCTTCTGAATATGGAAACCGGTGATTACTCTGTTGCAAGAGCAAAAACTGTTGTTATTGCAACCGGTGGTGCAGGAAGAATGCACTATCAGGGATTCCCGACATCTAACCACTACGGTGCTACTGCCGATGGTCTGGTACTGGGATACCGTGCAGGTGCTTCCCTGTTATATCAGGATTCTATCCAGTATCATCCGACCGGAGCTATTTACCCGGCACAGATCCTTGGTGCACTGGTAACAGAAAAAGTTCGTTCCGTAGGTGCACAGCTGGTTAATGCAAATGGTGAAGCTTACATTCATCCGCTGGAAACCCGTGATGTCAATGCTTCCGGTGTTATCCGTGAGTGCAGAGAAGGCCGTGGCGTAGATGTTCCGGGCGGAGCAAAAGGTGTATGGCTGGATACTCCGATGATCGAGATCCTTGGTGGAGAAGGAACCATCGAAAAGAGAATCCCTGCCATGTTCCGTATGTACATGAACTATGGCATCGATATGAGAAAAGTTCCGATCCTGATCTACCCGACACTGCATTATCAGAACGGTGGTCTGGAAATCACCGGAGATGGATTTACCAAAGAAATCCCGAACCTGTTAGTCGCAGGTGAAGCAGCCGGCGGAATCCACGGAAGAAACCGACTGATGGGTAACTCTCTGCTGGATGTTATCGTATTCGGTAGAAACGCAGGTAAGAAAGCAGCTGAAAAATGCAAAGACGTAGAACTGGGCACCATGAACCTGGATCACGTAAAAGCATACGATGACGAGCTGAAAGCAGCAGGCGTTGAAACAGATCATGTTTCCCCGTTACTGCTTCCACATTATGCAAGACACGAAAGATAA
- a CDS encoding FAD/NAD(P)-binding protein: protein MSECTCHKNYTLDTLIPQVGIITDIRQETPDVKTFRVNAPEGGKLFEHMPGQCAMVCAPGVSEGMFSITSSPTNKEYQEFSIKKCGILTDYLHSLQVGDEITVRGPYGNHFPVETELKGKNLLFIAGGIGLAPLRSVINYVLDNRENYGTVDILYGSRSADDLVQLKEIQEVWMKAEGVNVYLTIDREQEGWDGHVGFVPTYLKEIGFDTDKVALVCGPPIMIKFVLAGLQEMGFTKEQVYTTLELRMKCGVGKCGRCNIGSKYVCKDGPVFRFDEIDELPNEY from the coding sequence ATGAGCGAATGTACCTGTCATAAAAATTACACGCTGGATACTCTGATCCCTCAGGTTGGTATCATTACAGATATCCGTCAGGAGACACCGGATGTAAAAACATTCCGTGTCAACGCTCCGGAAGGAGGAAAATTATTTGAACATATGCCGGGTCAGTGTGCCATGGTGTGTGCACCGGGTGTAAGTGAAGGTATGTTTTCCATTACTTCTTCACCGACCAATAAAGAGTACCAGGAATTCAGTATTAAAAAATGTGGTATCCTTACCGATTACCTGCACAGCCTGCAGGTAGGTGATGAGATCACAGTTCGTGGACCGTACGGTAATCATTTCCCGGTAGAAACCGAATTGAAAGGTAAAAACCTGCTGTTTATTGCCGGTGGTATCGGTCTGGCACCACTTCGTTCTGTAATCAACTATGTGCTGGATAATCGTGAGAATTATGGAACGGTAGACATTCTTTACGGATCCCGTTCTGCTGACGATCTGGTTCAGTTAAAAGAAATCCAGGAAGTGTGGATGAAAGCAGAAGGCGTAAACGTATATCTGACCATCGACCGGGAACAGGAAGGCTGGGACGGTCATGTGGGATTTGTTCCGACTTATCTGAAAGAAATCGGATTCGACACTGACAAAGTAGCTCTGGTCTGCGGACCGCCGATCATGATCAAATTCGTTCTGGCTGGTCTTCAGGAAATGGGATTCACCAAAGAACAGGTGTACACAACTCTGGAGCTTCGTATGAAATGTGGTGTTGGTAAATGCGGACGTTGTAATATCGGATCCAAGTACGTATGTAAAGACGGCCCGGTATTCCGCTTTGATGAAATCGACGAATTACCTAACGAGTATTAA
- a CDS encoding fumarate hydratase has protein sequence MREIDVKQITDVVEKLCIEANEHLPEDVKCAIKNCRACEDGEIAKGVLDNIIENFEIADNECVPICQDTGMACVFLEIGQDVHMVGGDLADAINEGVRRGYDKGYLRKSVVKDPVRRGNTGDNTPAMIYTEIVPGENIKITVGPKGFGSENMSAIRMFKPSHGLQGIKDFIIETVETAGPNPCPPMVVGVGIGGTFDKAALLAKKALMRPLDSSNPDPFYADLEKEMLEKINELGIGPQGFGGKTTAIGLNIETMPTHIAGMPCAININCHVTRHKTEVI, from the coding sequence ATGCGAGAGATAGACGTAAAGCAGATCACAGATGTAGTGGAAAAGCTTTGTATCGAAGCAAATGAGCATCTTCCGGAAGATGTAAAATGCGCGATCAAAAACTGCCGTGCCTGTGAAGACGGCGAGATTGCAAAAGGAGTTCTGGACAATATCATCGAGAACTTTGAGATCGCAGACAATGAATGTGTACCGATCTGTCAGGATACCGGTATGGCCTGCGTTTTCCTGGAAATCGGTCAGGACGTACATATGGTAGGCGGAGATCTGGCAGATGCTATCAATGAAGGAGTTCGCCGCGGATATGACAAAGGATATCTGAGAAAATCCGTAGTAAAAGATCCTGTTCGCCGTGGAAACACCGGTGACAATACACCGGCTATGATCTATACAGAGATCGTTCCGGGAGAAAATATCAAGATTACCGTAGGACCGAAAGGATTCGGAAGCGAAAACATGAGTGCGATCCGTATGTTCAAACCTTCTCACGGTCTGCAGGGAATCAAAGATTTCATTATCGAGACCGTAGAGACAGCAGGTCCCAACCCGTGCCCTCCGATGGTAGTCGGCGTTGGTATCGGCGGAACCTTCGATAAAGCAGCTCTGCTGGCAAAGAAAGCTCTGATGAGACCACTGGATTCCTCCAACCCGGATCCATTCTATGCGGATCTGGAAAAAGAGATGCTGGAAAAGATCAACGAACTGGGTATCGGACCACAGGGATTTGGCGGAAAGACAACAGCAATCGGACTGAATATCGAGACCATGCCTACCCACATCGCAGGTATGCCATGTGCCATCAATATCAACTGTCATGTAACCCGTCACAAAACGGAGGTGATCTAA
- a CDS encoding 4Fe-4S dicluster domain-containing protein, translating to MYKIAKENLSALFQSIAENQELYLPVEVSGQVNFKAWTQDANVSLETLKTVKSPKDAFFPQSENLYTVQREGKKLSIEPQALKEQNFVVFGMKACDIQGVKVLDNVFLSDPIDSFYAARREHGTIVAMACHEPEESCFCKVFGIDCAEPAADVATWMVDGELYWKALTDKGEALTKAVESLLTEADGTDAEKLETEKTAIRAIVEKLPYSDLSLEGWNGDALTEKFNSPVWEELYKPCLACGTCTFVCPTCQCYDIKDYDTGHGVKRYRCWDSCMYSDFTMMAHGNNRTSQLQRFRQRFMHKLVYYPANNNGMYSCVGCGRCVEKCPASLNIVKVIKAFEKQGGDK from the coding sequence ATGTATAAGATAGCAAAAGAAAATCTGTCGGCATTATTCCAGAGTATTGCCGAGAATCAGGAATTATATCTGCCTGTTGAAGTAAGCGGTCAGGTAAACTTCAAAGCGTGGACCCAGGATGCAAACGTATCTCTGGAAACACTGAAAACCGTAAAATCTCCGAAAGATGCCTTCTTCCCTCAGAGCGAGAACCTGTACACCGTACAGAGAGAGGGAAAGAAACTGAGCATCGAACCGCAGGCACTCAAAGAACAGAACTTTGTAGTATTCGGTATGAAAGCCTGTGATATTCAGGGCGTGAAAGTTCTGGATAACGTATTTTTAAGTGATCCGATCGACAGCTTCTACGCTGCAAGAAGAGAACACGGAACCATCGTTGCCATGGCATGTCATGAGCCGGAAGAATCCTGCTTCTGTAAAGTATTCGGCATCGACTGTGCAGAACCTGCAGCAGATGTGGCTACCTGGATGGTAGACGGCGAACTGTACTGGAAAGCCCTGACTGACAAAGGTGAGGCACTGACCAAAGCAGTAGAAAGCCTCCTGACAGAAGCTGACGGCACAGATGCAGAAAAACTGGAGACAGAAAAAACTGCTATTCGTGCGATCGTAGAAAAACTGCCATATTCCGATCTGTCCCTGGAAGGATGGAACGGAGATGCACTGACAGAAAAGTTCAATTCTCCGGTATGGGAAGAATTGTACAAACCGTGTCTGGCATGTGGTACCTGTACTTTCGTATGCCCGACCTGCCAGTGTTACGATATCAAAGATTATGACACCGGACATGGTGTAAAGAGATACCGCTGCTGGGATTCCTGTATGTACTCCGATTTCACCATGATGGCGCATGGAAATAACCGTACCAGCCAGCTGCAGAGATTCCGTCAGAGATTCATGCACAAACTGGTATATTACCCGGCAAACAACAACGGCATGTACTCCTGTGTGGGATGTGGCCGTTGCGTGGAAAAATGTCCGGCATCCTTAAACATTGTAAAAGTTATCAAAGCATTTGAAAAACAGGGAGGTGACAAATAA
- a CDS encoding 2Fe-2S iron-sulfur cluster-binding protein has translation MEKMVNVYFFGKKYSVPAELTIMTAMEYAGYTLKRGCGCRHGFCGACATIYRIKGDNELKTCLACQTQVQEGMYVASIPFFPTDKRTYDIEEIKPNAQIMMELYPEIYSCIGCNACTKACTQDLNVMQYIAYAQRGELEKCAEESFDCVSCGCCSVRCPAGISHPMVGLLARRLTGKYIAPEAKHLTKRVEEIHEGAYDDLIEKIMQKPITEMEELYNNRDIEK, from the coding sequence ATGGAAAAAATGGTAAATGTATATTTTTTCGGTAAAAAATATAGTGTGCCTGCAGAACTGACAATTATGACAGCTATGGAGTATGCCGGTTACACTCTGAAAAGAGGATGTGGATGCCGTCACGGTTTCTGCGGAGCCTGTGCAACAATCTACAGAATCAAGGGTGACAACGAGCTGAAAACCTGTCTGGCCTGTCAGACACAGGTTCAGGAAGGTATGTATGTGGCAAGTATCCCATTCTTCCCGACCGATAAGAGAACATACGATATCGAAGAGATCAAACCGAACGCTCAGATCATGATGGAACTGTATCCGGAAATCTACAGCTGTATCGGATGTAACGCATGTACAAAAGCATGTACCCAGGATCTGAACGTTATGCAGTATATCGCATACGCACAGAGAGGTGAACTGGAGAAATGTGCAGAAGAATCCTTTGACTGTGTAAGCTGCGGATGCTGTTCCGTAAGATGCCCGGCTGGTATTTCTCATCCGATGGTAGGTCTTCTGGCAAGACGTCTCACGGGAAAATATATCGCACCGGAAGCAAAACATCTGACAAAGAGAGTGGAAGAGATCCACGAAGGTGCTTACGATGACCTGATTGAGAAGATCATGCAGAAACCGATCACAGAAATGGAAGAACTTTACAACAACAGAGATATTGAGAAATAG
- a CDS encoding Fe-S-containing hydro-lyase: MAKKITLPLTEELAKTLHAGDQVLLTGTIYTSRDAGHKRMCEALARGEKIPFDPTDATIYYVGPTPAKPGQVIGSAGPTTSGRMDAYAPTMMSVGARGMIGKGARLPEVVEAMKKYSGVYFGAIGGAGALLAKCIKKAELIAYEDLGAEALRKLYVEDMPLVVIIDSEGNNLYEEGRAEYLKGKKN, encoded by the coding sequence ATGGCTAAGAAGATAACACTGCCTCTTACAGAGGAACTGGCAAAAACACTTCACGCAGGAGATCAGGTACTGCTGACCGGTACGATCTATACCTCCCGTGATGCAGGACATAAAAGAATGTGCGAAGCACTGGCAAGAGGAGAAAAAATCCCGTTTGATCCAACCGATGCTACCATTTACTATGTAGGACCGACCCCTGCAAAACCAGGTCAGGTCATCGGATCTGCAGGACCGACTACCAGCGGTCGTATGGATGCATATGCACCGACGATGATGTCCGTAGGTGCCCGTGGAATGATTGGTAAGGGTGCCCGTCTTCCGGAAGTTGTGGAAGCAATGAAAAAATACAGCGGTGTATACTTTGGTGCCATCGGAGGAGCAGGCGCTCTTCTGGCAAAATGTATCAAAAAAGCAGAACTGATCGCATACGAAGATCTGGGAGCAGAAGCACTGCGTAAACTGTATGTAGAAGATATGCCGCTGGTTGTTATCATCGACAGTGAAGGAAACAACCTGTACGAAGAGGGAAGAGCGGAATATCTGAAAGGAAAAAAGAACTAA